A single region of the Sorghum bicolor cultivar BTx623 chromosome 7, Sorghum_bicolor_NCBIv3, whole genome shotgun sequence genome encodes:
- the LOC8064039 gene encoding zinc finger A20 and AN1 domain-containing stress-associated protein 11, giving the protein MAQRDKKVEEPTELRAPELTLCANSCGFPGNPATNNLCQACFQAATASSASASVSPPSPSSSLSPSPAVFKFDEQQHARPSATAVFADRPAEQPPAPASARPIRTTSTSSSSSVNRCQSCRKRVGLTGFRCRCGELFCGAHRYSDRHDCCFDYKAVGRDAIARENPVVRAAKIVRF; this is encoded by the coding sequence ATGGCGCAGCGCGACAAGAAGGTGGAGGAGCCGACGGAGCTGCGGGCGCCGGAGCTCACGCTGTGCGCCAACAGCTGCGGCTTCCCGGGGAACCCGGCCACCAACAACCTCTGCCAGGCCTGCTTCCAGGCCGCCACGGCTTCCTCCGCCTCAGCCTCCGTCTCGCCGCCGTCGCCTTCCTCCTCGTTGTCTCCGTCCCCGGCGGTGTTCAAGTTCGACGAGCAGCAGCACGCGAGGCCGTCTGCGACGGCGGTGTTCGCCGACCGGCCTGCGGAGcaaccgccggcgccggcgtccgCCAGGCCGATCCGGACGACGTCgacttcgtcgtcgtcgtccgtcAACCGGTGCCAGAGCTGCCGGAAGCGCGTCGGGCTGACGGGGTTCCGGTGCCGCTGCGGGGAGCTCTTCTGCGGCGCGCACCGCTACTCGGACCGCCACGACTGCTGCTTCGACTACAAGGCCGTCGGCAGGGACGCCATCGCCAGGGAGAACCCCGTCGTGCGCGCCGCCAAGATCGTCAGGTTCTGA
- the LOC8055188 gene encoding nucleolin 1 isoform X2 — MLKNGKRKDLASKELRVFLGDDTAVFISWLWDHLSLNMYLYVQAQEQTQEVKDDEAPKEVSGREKSSDVLPRSKCQTHSEHTVESSAASTRKRNKREWKGIGREGNEKFPLRNVLTDILHGEEKRSQKSNEIRHPPSKQQNGRKRDRDDEPQQTKRDVSSRPMLGGGASRRLLQFAVRDAVKAVQPTSTNAEPASKRLRSVVATTSAENMHDRRSERSQDYLNDRRSERSQDNLSDRRSERTRPMLQVQGAALALRAAAEAAADSTKVRSTGSVFKRLGQGNVVKQPSRSRDEKRDFEDFEPATTADEHDSDRYVNNEESEEESGELTMADRVAGMNVDSSSEDDMDRDEGITRYQTSLSHEDTFSPFAEKKTVSAQCSVEPETDAIRPSSVNDKEQPVPSSTKTASKAVAISVDVNMVEPSSYETPKDVHVVEKPYVTPMNSNATTLATNAKEVGHAEAQKDSQRSAPSVPVSYSTAHPTEDADSRTLYVSNVHFAATKDSLSRHFNKFGAVLKVVIVTNAATGQPTGSAYVEFLHKESAERALSLNGTSFMTRILKVVRRSSHEAAHFYGWPGSGRSSLYGRHGRMAYPRAVLPGGSFRGRAPMKAGARSLQWKREPSGTDSSAGAKTDMSVPFSSEQVLPPAT; from the exons ATGCTCAAGAATGGAAAGCGTAAGGATCTCGCCAGTAAAGAACTCCGTGTATTTCTAGGGGATGATACTGCAGTATTCATTTCCTG GTTGTGGGACCATCTTTCTCTAAATATGTACTTATATGTGCAAGCACAAGAACAAACTCAGGAGGTTAAGGATGATGAAGCCCCCAAAGAAGTATCTGGAAGAGAAAAATCATCAGATGTGCTCCCGAGAAGCAAATGTCAAACTCATAGTGAGCACACAGTTGAATCAAGTGCAGCTAGTACTAGGAAACGGAATAAGCGGGAATGGAAAGGAATTGGTCGGGAGGGTAATGAAAAATTTCCACTTCGAAATGTACTAACTGATATTCTTCACGGGGAGGAGAAAAGATCGCAAAAGTCCAATGAAATACGACACCCTCCATCAAAACAACAGAACGGCAGAAAGCGTGACAGGGATGATGAGCCACAGCAAACAAAG AGAGACGTCTCATCACGCCCCATGCTTGGTGGTGGTGCTTCCCGTCGTCTTCTACAGTTTGCTGTTCGAGATGCAGTAAAAGCTGTACAGCCAACCAGCACCAATGCTGAACCAGCATCCAAGCGTCTGCGCTCTGTGGTTGCCACTACTTCTGCAGAGAACATGCATGATAGGAGATCAGAAAGATCTCAGGACTACCTGAACGATAGAAGATCAGAAAGATCTCAAGACAACTTGAGTGACAGAAGATCAGAAAGAACTAGGCCAATGCTACAGGTACAAGGAGCTGCTTTAGCTCTTAGAGCTGCAGCGGAAGCTGCTGCAGATTCTACAAAGGTTAGATCTACTGGAAGTGTTTTCAAGCGATTGGGTCAAGGGAATGTTGTGAAACAGCCATCTCGTTCTCGTGATGAGAAGAGAGATTTCGAAGATTTTGAGCCAGCTACGACCGCAGATGAACATGATTCTGATCGATATGTTAATAATGAGGAATCTGAAGAGGAATCTGGAGAGCTGACCATGGCAGATAGGGTAGCTGGAATGAATGTTGATTCGAGCTCTGAGGATGATATGGACCGAGATGAGGGGATTACAAGATACCAAACTTCTCTTTCACATGAAGATACTTTCTCACCATTTGCAGAGAAGAAAACTGTATCAGCACAATGCAGCGTCGAACCAGAGACCGATGCAATAAGGCCTTCAAGTGTGAATGACAAGGAGCAACCTGTTCCTTCATCAACAAAAACAGCAAGTAAAGCTGTGGCTATTTCTGTTGATGTAAATATGGTGGAACCTTCCAGTTATGAAACACCAAAAGATGTTCATGTTGTGGAGAAGCCTTATGTTACACCCATGAATTCAAATGCCACCACACTGGCTACcaatgccaaa GAAGTAGGCCATGCAGAAGCTCAAAAGGATTCTCAGCGGTCTGCACCATCTG TTCCGGTTTCATATAGCACAGCGCATCCGACGGAGGATGCAGATTCGAGAACACTTTATGTTAGCAAT GTTCACTTTGCTGCCACCAAGGACTCATTATCTCGCCATTTCAACAAGTTTGGTGCAGTTCTAAAAGTAGTCATTGTCACTAATGCTGCAACGGGCCAGCCAACAGG GTCTGCCTATGTAGAGTTCTTACACAAAGAATCAGCTGAACGAGCGTTGTCGTTGAATGGCACATCATTTATGACTCGCATTCTCAAG GTCGTCCGGCGAAGTTCTCATGAAGCAGCTCACTTTTATGGTTGGCCTGGTAGTGGACGGTCATCATTATATGGTAGGCATGGTAGGATGGCATACCCAAGAGCTGTTCTCCCCGGTGGTTCCTTTAGAGGGCGTGCTCCGATGAAAGCTGGCGCTAGAAGTTTACAGTGGAAACGGGAGCCTTCAGGCACTGATTCAAGTGCAGGTGCGAAAACTGACATGAGTGTGCCATTTTCCTCTGAACAGGTGCTCCCACCTGCAACATAG
- the LOC8055188 gene encoding nucleolin 1 isoform X1 — MDEADDELRTLKVGFTAAGEEQFRKLVAEKLRGFKRDVDHTLVEYVTIMLKNGKRKDLASKELRVFLGDDTAVFISWLWDHLSLNMYLYVQAQEQTQEVKDDEAPKEVSGREKSSDVLPRSKCQTHSEHTVESSAASTRKRNKREWKGIGREGNEKFPLRNVLTDILHGEEKRSQKSNEIRHPPSKQQNGRKRDRDDEPQQTKRDVSSRPMLGGGASRRLLQFAVRDAVKAVQPTSTNAEPASKRLRSVVATTSAENMHDRRSERSQDYLNDRRSERSQDNLSDRRSERTRPMLQVQGAALALRAAAEAAADSTKVRSTGSVFKRLGQGNVVKQPSRSRDEKRDFEDFEPATTADEHDSDRYVNNEESEEESGELTMADRVAGMNVDSSSEDDMDRDEGITRYQTSLSHEDTFSPFAEKKTVSAQCSVEPETDAIRPSSVNDKEQPVPSSTKTASKAVAISVDVNMVEPSSYETPKDVHVVEKPYVTPMNSNATTLATNAKEVGHAEAQKDSQRSAPSVPVSYSTAHPTEDADSRTLYVSNVHFAATKDSLSRHFNKFGAVLKVVIVTNAATGQPTGSAYVEFLHKESAERALSLNGTSFMTRILKVVRRSSHEAAHFYGWPGSGRSSLYGRHGRMAYPRAVLPGGSFRGRAPMKAGARSLQWKREPSGTDSSAGAKTDMSVPFSSEQVLPPAT, encoded by the exons ATGGACGAGGCGGACGATGAACTTCGCACCTTGAAGGTCGGCTTCACCGCCGCCGGAGAGGAGCAGTTCCGGAAGCTCGTGGCGGAGAAGCTGCGGGGGTTCAAGAGGGACGTGGACCACACCCTCGTG GAATATGTTACTATCATGCTCAAGAATGGAAAGCGTAAGGATCTCGCCAGTAAAGAACTCCGTGTATTTCTAGGGGATGATACTGCAGTATTCATTTCCTG GTTGTGGGACCATCTTTCTCTAAATATGTACTTATATGTGCAAGCACAAGAACAAACTCAGGAGGTTAAGGATGATGAAGCCCCCAAAGAAGTATCTGGAAGAGAAAAATCATCAGATGTGCTCCCGAGAAGCAAATGTCAAACTCATAGTGAGCACACAGTTGAATCAAGTGCAGCTAGTACTAGGAAACGGAATAAGCGGGAATGGAAAGGAATTGGTCGGGAGGGTAATGAAAAATTTCCACTTCGAAATGTACTAACTGATATTCTTCACGGGGAGGAGAAAAGATCGCAAAAGTCCAATGAAATACGACACCCTCCATCAAAACAACAGAACGGCAGAAAGCGTGACAGGGATGATGAGCCACAGCAAACAAAG AGAGACGTCTCATCACGCCCCATGCTTGGTGGTGGTGCTTCCCGTCGTCTTCTACAGTTTGCTGTTCGAGATGCAGTAAAAGCTGTACAGCCAACCAGCACCAATGCTGAACCAGCATCCAAGCGTCTGCGCTCTGTGGTTGCCACTACTTCTGCAGAGAACATGCATGATAGGAGATCAGAAAGATCTCAGGACTACCTGAACGATAGAAGATCAGAAAGATCTCAAGACAACTTGAGTGACAGAAGATCAGAAAGAACTAGGCCAATGCTACAGGTACAAGGAGCTGCTTTAGCTCTTAGAGCTGCAGCGGAAGCTGCTGCAGATTCTACAAAGGTTAGATCTACTGGAAGTGTTTTCAAGCGATTGGGTCAAGGGAATGTTGTGAAACAGCCATCTCGTTCTCGTGATGAGAAGAGAGATTTCGAAGATTTTGAGCCAGCTACGACCGCAGATGAACATGATTCTGATCGATATGTTAATAATGAGGAATCTGAAGAGGAATCTGGAGAGCTGACCATGGCAGATAGGGTAGCTGGAATGAATGTTGATTCGAGCTCTGAGGATGATATGGACCGAGATGAGGGGATTACAAGATACCAAACTTCTCTTTCACATGAAGATACTTTCTCACCATTTGCAGAGAAGAAAACTGTATCAGCACAATGCAGCGTCGAACCAGAGACCGATGCAATAAGGCCTTCAAGTGTGAATGACAAGGAGCAACCTGTTCCTTCATCAACAAAAACAGCAAGTAAAGCTGTGGCTATTTCTGTTGATGTAAATATGGTGGAACCTTCCAGTTATGAAACACCAAAAGATGTTCATGTTGTGGAGAAGCCTTATGTTACACCCATGAATTCAAATGCCACCACACTGGCTACcaatgccaaa GAAGTAGGCCATGCAGAAGCTCAAAAGGATTCTCAGCGGTCTGCACCATCTG TTCCGGTTTCATATAGCACAGCGCATCCGACGGAGGATGCAGATTCGAGAACACTTTATGTTAGCAAT GTTCACTTTGCTGCCACCAAGGACTCATTATCTCGCCATTTCAACAAGTTTGGTGCAGTTCTAAAAGTAGTCATTGTCACTAATGCTGCAACGGGCCAGCCAACAGG GTCTGCCTATGTAGAGTTCTTACACAAAGAATCAGCTGAACGAGCGTTGTCGTTGAATGGCACATCATTTATGACTCGCATTCTCAAG GTCGTCCGGCGAAGTTCTCATGAAGCAGCTCACTTTTATGGTTGGCCTGGTAGTGGACGGTCATCATTATATGGTAGGCATGGTAGGATGGCATACCCAAGAGCTGTTCTCCCCGGTGGTTCCTTTAGAGGGCGTGCTCCGATGAAAGCTGGCGCTAGAAGTTTACAGTGGAAACGGGAGCCTTCAGGCACTGATTCAAGTGCAGGTGCGAAAACTGACATGAGTGTGCCATTTTCCTCTGAACAGGTGCTCCCACCTGCAACATAG
- the LOC8055189 gene encoding thylakoid lumenal 19 kDa protein, chloroplastic: MSTSLWISDGPTRSLLSSRVSPPTQSRRPTSRPRPGSVPRTERSTATMFPSLLSRVASPLLTTACTSTASSQQQAAALPPQALRLPPQPGNNYKPIATTLVAAAAAGLLLLSPAPAPSRADPEFTVYYGTAASAANYGGYGGNASKKDTAEYVYDVPEGWKERLVSKVEKGTNGTDSEFFNPRKRTEKEYLTFLSGIRALAPLSAVLDNLALSDVGLLDQIATADDVRSVERADGAGQVYYEYEVAGAGAHSLISVTCARNKLYAHFVTAPNAEWSRDEAMLRRLHESFKTIQPGAPPPVTET; the protein is encoded by the coding sequence ATGTCGACGTCGCTTTGGATAAGCGACGGGCCCACGCGATCTCTCCTATCCTCTCGCGTGTCGCCTCCAACACAAAGCAGACGACCCACCTCGCGGCCCCGCCCCGGCAGCGTGCCACGAACGGAACGGTCGACGGCGACCATGTTTCCCTCGCTGCTCTCGCGCGTGGCGTCCCCTCTCCTCACCACCGCGTGCACCTCCACCGCCTCGTCGCAGCAGCAGGCGGCAGCCCTTCCTCCGCAGGCGCTGAGGCTCCCGCCGCAGCCGGGGAACAACTACAAGCCCATCGCGACGACGCTggtggcggcggccgcggcggggcTCCTGCTGCTGTCCCCGGCGCCCGCTCCGTCACGCGCCGACCCCGAGTTCACGGTGTACTACGGCACGGCAGCGAGCGCGGCGAACTACGGCGGGTACGGCGGGAACGCGAGCAAGAAGGACACGGCGGAGTACGTGTACGACGTGCCGGAGGGGTGGAAGGAGCGGCTGGTGTCCAAGGTGGAGAAGGGCACCAACGGCACGGACTCGGAGTTCTTCAACCCGCGGAAGCGGACGGAGAAGGAGTACCTGACGTTCCTGTCCGGGATCCGCGCGCTGGCGCCGCTCAGCGCCGTGCTCGACAACCTGGCGCTCTCCGACGTCGGGCTCCTGGACCAGATCGCGACCGCCGACGACGTGCGCTCCGTCGAGCGCGCCGACGGAGCCGGCCAGGTGTACTACGAGTACGAGGTGGCGGGCGCCGGCGCGCACAGCCTCATCTCCGTGACGTGCGCGCGGAACAAGCTGTATGCGCACTTCGTCACCGCGCCCAACGCCGAGTGGAGCCGCGACGAGGCCATGCTCCGACGCCTGCACGAGTCCTTCAAGACCATCCAGCCCGGCGCCCCGCCGCCGGTCACCGAGACCTAG
- the LOC8064040 gene encoding uncharacterized protein LOC8064040 yields the protein MEEAGRERDMAAEDLGVATKDTAVVNTKPAKRYPLALWIAILGLIMLVGVYIFSLSLKQNGMLFGLMQTNLIEKEREKPCHDPSIPDTEIPYLHYPMPNTYDRKECACTGVRFFAILSMQRSGSGWVETLLNSHPNISSNGEIFSVKDRRSNITAITKTLDKLYNLDWYSSAAKNECTAAVGLKWMLNQGLMKHHQEIVEYFNRRGVSAIFLLRRNLLRRYVSILANAHDSAMKQLNGTHKAHVHSKHEAEILAQYKPTIDKKTLITELKRSDKLASDALVNFKNTRHVVLYYEDVVRNRTMLMDVLDFLRVPKRKLSSRHVKIHTKRLCDHIDNWADVNNFLKGTRFESFLNGSRR from the exons ATGGAGGAGGCAGGGAGAGAGCGGGACATGGCGGCGGAGGATCTCGGTGTCGCCACTAAG GATACAGCAGTTGTAAACACAAAGCCAGCAAAGCGATATCCACTTGCGTTATGGATAGCCATACTGGGCCTGATAATGCTAGTCGGCGTGTACATATTCTCGTTGTCTCTAAAGCAAAACGGGATGCTTTTCGGGCTCATGCAGACAAATCTGATAGAAAAGGAAAGGGAGAAACCTTGTCATGATCCCAGTATTCCAGACACAGAAATCCCTTACTTGCACTACCCGATGCCAAATACTTATGATAG GAAAGAATGTGCGTGCACGGGGGTTAGATTCTTTGCTATCTTGTCAATGCAGAGGTCAGGGAGTGGATGGGTTGAGACattgttgaatagccatcctaaTATTAGCTCCAATGGAGAGATCTTCTCTGTCAAAGATAGACGCAGTAATATCACCGCGATCACGAAAACACTGGACAAATTGTACAATTTGGATTGGTATAGCAGTGCTGCTAAGAATGAATGTACGGCTGCCGTGGGGCTGAAATGGATGCTCAATCAG GGTCTAATGAAGCACCATCAAGAGATAGTTGAATACTTCAACCGAAGGGGTGTTTCTGCAATTTTCCTACTAAGAAGAAATCTTCTCCGGCGTTATGTTTCTATATTAGCAAATGCTCATGATAGTGCCATGAAACAGCTGAATGGAACTCATAAAGCTCACGTGCACTCCAAACATGAG GCTGAAATTCTTGCTCAATATAAGCCAACCATTGACAAAAAAACATTGATTACTGAACTAAAACGGTCTGATAAGTTGGCATCTGATGCCTTGGTGAATTTTAAGAACACCAGGCATGTTGTTCTGTACTATGAGGATGTTGTCCGCAATCGCACG atgctcatggatgtcctggatttTCTAAGAGTGCCAAAGAGGAAACTGTCCAGTCGACATGTGAAAATCCACACTAAACGATTGTGTGATCATATCGATAACTGGGCAGATGTTAATAATTTTTTGAAGGGGACACGGTTCGAGAGCTTTTTGAATGGCTCAAGGAGATGA
- the LOC110437148 gene encoding 40S ribosomal protein S15a-1, which translates to MVRVSVLNDALKSMYNAEKRGKRQVMIRPSSKVIIKFLTVMQRHGYIGEFEYVDDHRSGKIVVELNGRLNKCGVISPRFDVGVKEIEGWTARLLPSRQFGYIVLTTSAGIMDHEEARRKNVGGKVLGFFY; encoded by the exons ATGGTGAGGGTCAGTGTGCTCAATGATGCACTCAAGTCCATGTACAATGCTGAGAAGCGGGGGAAGAGGCAAGTCATGATCAGGCCGTCCTCCAAGGTTATCATCAAGTTCTTGACGGTCATGCAGCGTCATG GCTACATTGGTGAGTTTGAATATGTGGATGACCACCGTTCTGGGAAGATTGTGGTGGAACTGAATGGAAGGCTAAACAAATGTGGTGTTATTAGCCCTCGCTTTGATGTTGGTGTGAAGGAGATTGAAGGATGGACTGCCAGGCTGCTCCCATCCCGTCAG TTTGGCTACATTGTGTTGACGACTTCTGCTGGCATCATGGACCATGAGGAGGCCCGTAGGAAGAATGTTGGAGGCAAGGTTCTAGGTTTCTTCTATTGA